A region of the Pseudarthrobacter sp. MM222 genome:
CTGCGCTGCTGGCCGTGCTCGTGTTGCGGGCGGCGCCCGGGGGCTCGGCATCCTGGCGCAGGGCTCGCCGTCGTCCGCCGCGGCGGTGCCGCGCTGGACGCGATTGAACAGCCCGCAGACCGTCAATCACTCCCCACGGTTTCCCCTGTGGCGAACAAGCCACAAATCCGCAACCCGGCCACGTAGCATCAAAGTACGTCGTAGCTAGGAGTGTGGCGAAATGTTTGAGCGATTTACGGACCGTGCCCGTCGCGTAGTTGTGCTTGCCCAAGAAGAGGCACGCATGCTGAACCACAATTACATTGGTACCGAACACATCCTCTTGGGTCTGATCCATGAGGGTGAAGGTGTTGCTGCCAAAGCCCTCGAGTCCTTGAGCATTTCGCTCGACGGAGTCCGGGAACAGGTGCAGGAGATCATCGGCCAGGGCCAGCAGGCCCCGTCCGGACACATCCCCTTCACGCCCCGGGCCAAGAAAGTGCTGGAGCTCTCGCTGCGCGAGGCCTTGCAGCTGGGACACAACTACATCGGCACCGAGCACATACTGCTCGGTCTCATCCGCGAGGGTGAAGGTGTGGCCGCGCAGGTGCTGGTCAAGCTGGGTGCAGACCTGAACCGGGTCCGCCAGCAGGTCATTCAGCTGCTGTCGGGTTACCAGGGCAAGGAAACCACCGGAGCTGGCGTGGGCCCAGGCCAGGCCGAAGGCACCCCCGCCGGTTCCGTAGTCCTGGACCAGTTCGGCCGCAACCTCACGCAGGCTGCTCGCGAGAACAAGCTTGACCCGGTCATCGGGCGCGAGTCGGAAATGGAACGCGTCATGCAGGTCCTTTCCCGCCGCACCAAGAACAACCCGGTGCTGATCGGCGAGCCCGGCGTCGGCAAGACCGCCGTCGTCGAAGGCCTTGCCCAGGCGATCGTCCGCGGCGACGTGCCGGAGACCATCAAGGACAAGCAGCTGTACACCCTGGACCTCGGGTCCCTCGTGGCCGGCTCCCGCTACCGCGGCGACTTCGAAGAGCGCCTGAAGAAGGTCCTCAAGGAGATCCGCACCCGCGGCGACATCATCCTGTTCATCGATGAGATCCACACCCTGGTGGGTGCCGGTGCTGCCGAGGGTGCCATCGATGCGGCGTCGATCCTGAAGCCCATGCTGGCCCGCGGTGAGCTCCAGACCATCGGTGCCACCACGCTGGACGAGTACCGCAAGCACATCGAGAAGGATGCCGCGCTGGAACGCCGTTTCCAGCCCATCCAGGTCAAGGAACCCTCCGTCGCGCACGCGATCGAGATCCTCAAGGGCCTGCGGGACCGGTACGAGGCACACCACCGCGTCACCATCACCGACGGCGCCCTCGCCTCCGCGGCGAGCCTGTCCGAGCGGTACATCTCTGACCGGTTCCTCCCGGACAAGGCGATCGACCTGATCGATGAGGCCGGTGCCCGGCTGCGCATCCGCCGGATGACCGCCCCGCCGGAGCTCAAGGTGATGGACGAGCGCATTGCCGCCATGAAGCTGGAGAAGGAATCCGCGATTGACGCGCAGGACTTCGAAGGCGCCGCCTCGCTGCGCGACAAGGAGCAGAAGCTCATTGCCGAGCGCGCCGAGAAGGAACGCCAGTGGAAGACCGGCGGCATGGACGACATTTCCGAAGTTGATGAGGACCTCATCGCTGAGGTGCTGGCGAACTCCACCGGCATCCCGGTCTTCAAGCTCACCGAGGAAGAATCCTCGCGTCTGCTGAAGATGGAAGACGAGCTGCACAAGCGCGTCGTCGGCCAGGACGAGGCCATCAGGTCCCTGTCCCAGGCGATCCGCCGCACCCGCGCAGGCCTGAAGGATCCGAAGCGCCCGGGCGGTTCGTTCATCTTCGCCGGCCCCACCGGCGTCGGCAAGACCGAGCTGGCCAAGGCCCTCGCCGAGTTCCTGTTCGGCGAAGAAGACGCCCTGATCACGCTGGACATGTCCGAGTACTCGGAGAAGCACACCGTCTCGCGTCTCTTCGGTGCCCCTCCGGGCTACGTGGGCTACGAGGAGGGCGGTCAGCTGACCGAGAAGGTCCGCCGTCGTCCGTTCTCCGTGGTCCTGTTCGACGAAGTGGAGAAGGCGCACGCCGATCTCTTCAACTCGCTGCTGCAGATCCTGGAAGACGGCCGCCTGACCGATTCCCAGGGCCGCGTGGTGGACTTCAAGAACACCGTGATCATCATGACCACCAACCTCGGTACCCGGGACATCTCCAAGAGCGTTGCCACCGGCTTCCAGTCCGGCACGGACACGCAGACCGGCTACAACCGGATGCGCGCCCGCGTTACGGAGGAGCTCAAGCAGCACTTCCGCCCCGAGTTCCTGAACCGTGTTGACGACGTTGTGGTCTTCCCGCAGCTGACCCAGGACGAGATCATCGAGATCGTGGACATGTTCGTCGGCCGTTTGGAGAAGCGCCTCAAGGACAAGGACATGGGCATCGAGCTCACGCCCGCCGCCAAGGTGCTCCTGGCCACCCGCGGCTACGATCCCGCCATGGGTGCCCGGCCGCTGCGCCGCACCATCCAGCGCGAGATCGAGGACCAGCTCTCCGAGAAGATCCTCTTCGGCGAACTGCACGGCGGCGACATCGTGGTGGTGGATGTGGATGGCGAAGGCGACGACGCGAAGTTCACCTTTGCCGGCAACGCCAAGCCGCGCATCCCGGAGATCGCTCCCAGCGTATAGGCGCTAACCCCAAAGGCCTCGCCGTTCCCGAAAGGGAGCGGCGGGGCCTTTCGCGTTGTCCCTCGCCTACAGCTCGACACCGGCGCCATTTGCCGCTCGCTCGCCCGGGGTTGAGATCGGCGCTGCCAGCTCGGCTATTGGCCACAAACGGCCGGAAAATAGCCGCGTTTAGCGGCCATATGCGGCAAATGGTGAAGGTGCATCCGGCTCCGCCGTCGTGTCAATGCGGGCGCAAGCCGCGCTGGGGCCCTCCCCAGATTCAAGACACACAAATACCTGAGGCGCGTGCAGCCCGGCGCCTGCCTGCCGAGTTCGCGCCCGCTCGCTCGGTTATTGGCCACAAACGGCCGGAAAATAGCCGCGCTTAGCGGCCATATGCGGCAAATGGTGAAGGTGCAGCCGTCAGCGCCGCCGGGCGAATCGTGCCGCGGCCGGGGGTGCCACCGGCGAAGGGTGCGAGACCCGCAGAACCGCGGATGTCGTCGAACCGCGGCCGGGACGAAAGCCGCCGGCGGAGGTCTGAAAGTAGTGTTTCACTCTTAGTGAACTTGGTGTGATCCGCGCCACGGGGGGTGTTGAATCGGGGCATGGCTTCCTTTGATTCAGTGATCCTGAACGAAAAACCGGAGACACCCTTCCATGACCTGGACCATTACCTGGCGATTCCGCGGGTGAGCGGCCTGGCATTGAGCCCCGACGGCGGGCGGCTGGTCACCACCGTGGCCACGCTCAATTCCAAGGGCACCGAGTACTGCACCGCGCTGTGGGAGCTGGATCCTGCCGGCCAACAGCAGGCGCGCCGGATCACCCGCAGCGCCAAGGGGGAGGCCGGAGCGGTCTTCGCAGCCAACGGCGATCTTTACTTCACCTCCGCCCGGCCCGACCCGGAAAGCCCGGACGATGATCCCATCAGCGCGCTGTGGATGCTGCCGTCCACCGGCGGGGAGGCCCGGGTGGTGCATTCCCGTGCCGGGGGAGTGAGCGCGGTGCTGGCCGCAAAGAGCGCCGACGCCCTGTTCGTGGCGGCCTCGGTGCTGACCGGTTCCGCGGATGAGGACAGTGATGAGGAGCGCCGCAAGGCACGCAAGGACAACAAGGTCGCCGCCATCCTGCACAGCGGGTATCCCGTGCGGTTCTGGGACGCCGACCTGGGTCCGGACCAGCCGCGGCTCTTCGCCGTCGATCCGGGCGAGGAGAAGGACCCGGGCAAGCCGTCCACCGTTGACGCCGCCGCGCCCCGGAAGCTGCGCAACCTCACCCCCGACGCCGGCAATGGGCTCCGCGATGCCACCTCCGTGGTCAGCCCCGACGGTAAGACCATCTACAGCAGCTTCACCAAACCGCTCGCTGGCGCCGATTCCCGCTCGGTGCTGGTCGCCGTCGACGTCGCCAGCGGGACCCGCGCGGTGTTGCTGGACACTGAAGGCATGAGCTACTTTCCGGGGCCGGTCAGTCCGGACAACCGCACCCTCGTCGTGCTCAGCGAAAGCGACACCACCCCCGCCGCGGCGCCGCAGGTCAAGCTGCACCTCCTCGCCGTCGGGGACGCCCCGCCTGCGGCCGGCGAGTCATCGGATGCCGCAATGACGCCGCTCGTCCACGGCTGGGACCGCTGGCCCCGCCCCGAGGCGTGGCTGCCCGACGGGTCCGCCATCCTGGCGACGGCGGATGAGGACGGCGCCTCTCCGGTCTTCCGGATCAGCGTCGCCGGTGAGCCGGGTGCGTCCGGTCAGTCCGGCGGCACCGGCCAGGTCACCCGCCTGACGTCCGATGCCGCCGCCTATACCGACGTCGTGGTCTCCCCGGATGGTCGGAGCGCCTACGCGCTGCGCAGCTCCTACGAGTTTCCGGCCGAAGCCGTGCGGATCGACCTCGCCGGCGGCGGCGTCGTCCGGCTCCCGGCCCCGGCCGAGCGCCCGCACTACCAGGGCGGGCTGGAACGCGTGGAGACGACGGCGGCAGACGGCTCGCGGGTTCCGGCGTACCTGGCGCTCCCCGAAGGCGCCTCCGCGGGGAATCCTGCTCCGTTGCTGCTGTGGATCCACGGCGGACCGCTGGGCTCGTGGAACGCGTGGACCTGGCGCTGGAATCCGTGGCTGCTGGTGGCGCGCGGCTACGCCGTGCTGCTGCCGGACCCGGCGCTGTCCACCGGCTATGGCCAGCACCATATCCAGCGCGGCTGGGGCGAATGGGGCAAGGCTCCTTTCACCGACCTGATGGCCATCACCGACGCCGTGGTGCAGCGGCCGGACATCGACGAGACCCGCACCGCTGCCATGGGCGGCTCCTTCGGCGGCTACATGGCCAACTGGGTGGCGGGGCAGACGGACCGGTTCAAGGCCATCGTCACGCACGCCAGCCTCTGGGCCCTGGACCAGTTCGGTCCCACTACCGACTCCGCCCAGTACTGGCTCAAGGAGATGACCGCCCAGATGGCGCTGGAGAACTCCCCACACAGGCACGTGGGAAACATCAGCACCCCGATGCTCGTCATCCACGGCGACAAGGACTACCGCGTGCCGATCGGCGAGGGCCTGCGCCTCTGGTACGAGCTGCTCTCCAAGTCGCAGCTCGCCGCGGATGAGAATGGGGAGACCGATCACCGTTTCCTCTACTTCCCGGACGAAAACCACTGGATCCTGCAGCCGCAGCACACCAAGGTCTGGTACGGCGTCGTCGAGCACTTCCTCGCGCGGACGCTCCTGGCTAAGGATCTTCCGGTACCAGCCGAGCTGGGCCTTTAAGTCCCTGCCGCCCGCCAGGACGGAAGCGCAACAGGGCTGCGCCGTAGGATTGGGCTGTGACTGAACCGATCCGCATCCGCCCTGCCCGAACCAGCGACGTCGCGGCCATTAAGGCGCTGGTGGCGCCGCTGGCCGACGAGCGGATCCTCATGGCCAAGGAGACCGTGGCCTACTACGAAAGCCTGCAGGAGTTCCGGATCGCCGAAGCGGCTGACGGCGAAGTGATCGGTTGCGGGGCACTGCACGTTATGTGGGAGGACCTGGCAGAGGTCCGTACGCTTGCCGCTTCTGACGCGTGGCGCGGGAAGGGCGTCGGCCACGTCCTCGTCGAGCGCCTGCTGGAGGACGCCCGGGCGCTCGGAGTGTCCCGGGTCTTTTGCCTGACTTTCGAGGTGGACTTCTTCAAGAAACACGGCTTCGAAGTCATGGCGGACCAGACCGCCGTCGACCCCGTGGTCTATTCGGAACTCCTGCGCTCGCACGACGAAGGCGTCGCCGAGTTCCTCGATCTGGCCCGGGTAAAGCCCAACACCCTGGGCAACACGAGGATGATCAAGACCCTCTAGTTGTACGTCCTAGGCGTTTCGGGCCTACCGCAGGGGCGGCGGCGGATTCCGAGGGCGTGCCCTCTTCCCCTCTATAAAGTTGATGGATAAACTGATCCCGGCCCAGGGGGTGGGCCACTCAGCTTCCGGAGGCATAAATTGCACAGTCGCGTGACTTTTCCCGATTTCTCCGCATTCCAAATGACGGTTGCCGCCGTACCTTCACTGCCACGTCCAATTACTAGGGCACCGGACGGCGATGCCGCCGCCGTAACGCCTCCGGCAGCATTTGAGACCGCGCCTCCGTTCTCCTGGCTGGGCGGCGACGCGTGGCCCAATTTTTCGGCCCGGGCAGACACGGCGCCGTGATTCGCGGGCGCGCCCGGAGCCTTTCGCGGACAAGACCCCGGTAGTAGGGTCTAACCAAGCAGCCAGGACACCAGCCAGGGAGCACAGCCATGAAGAAGCTCATCAATGATCCCCGGGCCGTGGTTGACGAGTCAGTGGAAGGGTTCGGGCTTGCCCATGCCGACCTGGTGACCGTCTTTGCGGACCCGAAATACATCGTTCGCAAGGACGCCCCGGTGGCCGGGAAGGTGGGGCTGGTCTCCGGCGGCGGCAGCGGCCACGAGCCCCTGCATGGCGGTTACGTGGGGAAGGGAATGCTCGACGCCGCTGTGCCCGGCGCCGTCTTCACCTCGCCTGCCCCGGACCAGATCCTTCCCGCTACGCTGGCCGTCAACTCCGGCGCCGGCGTCGTCCATATCGTGAAGAATTACACCGGGGACGTCCTCAACTTCGAGACGGCAGCGGAACTTGCGCAGGCGGAGGGAGTGGAGGTCCGCACCGTGCTGGTCAACGACGACGTCGCCGTGCAGGACTCGCTGTACACCGCCGGCAGGCGGGGCGTGGGCGGCACGGTGCTGGTGGAGAAAATCGCCGGCGCGGCCGCCGAGCGAGGGGACAACCTCGACGCCGTCGCCGCCATCGGTGACCGGGTGAACCAGAACGTCCGCAGCATGGGCGTGGCGCTGACGGCCTGCACCGTCCCGCACGCCGGGGCACCCAGCTTCGTCCTCGAGGAAAACGAAATTGAAATCGGAATCGGCATCCACGGCGAGCCGGGCCGGCACCGCATCCCGATGGAAAACGCTGACGGCATCACTGACCGGCTGTTGGAGCCCGTCGTCAGCGACCTCGGGCTGGCCTCCGGGGACAACGTGCTCCTCTTCGTGAACGGCATGGGAGGCACCCCGCAAAGCGAGCTGTACATCGTCTACCGCCGGGCCGCGCAGCAGCTGGCCGAGAAGGGCGTCACGGTGGCGCGTTCGCTCGTGGGCAACTA
Encoded here:
- the dhaK gene encoding dihydroxyacetone kinase subunit DhaK; the protein is MKKLINDPRAVVDESVEGFGLAHADLVTVFADPKYIVRKDAPVAGKVGLVSGGGSGHEPLHGGYVGKGMLDAAVPGAVFTSPAPDQILPATLAVNSGAGVVHIVKNYTGDVLNFETAAELAQAEGVEVRTVLVNDDVAVQDSLYTAGRRGVGGTVLVEKIAGAAAERGDNLDAVAAIGDRVNQNVRSMGVALTACTVPHAGAPSFVLEENEIEIGIGIHGEPGRHRIPMENADGITDRLLEPVVSDLGLASGDNVLLFVNGMGGTPQSELYIVYRRAAQQLAEKGVTVARSLVGNYITSLEMQGCSITVLRLDDEMTALWDAPVHTPALRWGA
- a CDS encoding ATP-dependent Clp protease ATP-binding subunit codes for the protein MFERFTDRARRVVVLAQEEARMLNHNYIGTEHILLGLIHEGEGVAAKALESLSISLDGVREQVQEIIGQGQQAPSGHIPFTPRAKKVLELSLREALQLGHNYIGTEHILLGLIREGEGVAAQVLVKLGADLNRVRQQVIQLLSGYQGKETTGAGVGPGQAEGTPAGSVVLDQFGRNLTQAARENKLDPVIGRESEMERVMQVLSRRTKNNPVLIGEPGVGKTAVVEGLAQAIVRGDVPETIKDKQLYTLDLGSLVAGSRYRGDFEERLKKVLKEIRTRGDIILFIDEIHTLVGAGAAEGAIDAASILKPMLARGELQTIGATTLDEYRKHIEKDAALERRFQPIQVKEPSVAHAIEILKGLRDRYEAHHRVTITDGALASAASLSERYISDRFLPDKAIDLIDEAGARLRIRRMTAPPELKVMDERIAAMKLEKESAIDAQDFEGAASLRDKEQKLIAERAEKERQWKTGGMDDISEVDEDLIAEVLANSTGIPVFKLTEEESSRLLKMEDELHKRVVGQDEAIRSLSQAIRRTRAGLKDPKRPGGSFIFAGPTGVGKTELAKALAEFLFGEEDALITLDMSEYSEKHTVSRLFGAPPGYVGYEEGGQLTEKVRRRPFSVVLFDEVEKAHADLFNSLLQILEDGRLTDSQGRVVDFKNTVIIMTTNLGTRDISKSVATGFQSGTDTQTGYNRMRARVTEELKQHFRPEFLNRVDDVVVFPQLTQDEIIEIVDMFVGRLEKRLKDKDMGIELTPAAKVLLATRGYDPAMGARPLRRTIQREIEDQLSEKILFGELHGGDIVVVDVDGEGDDAKFTFAGNAKPRIPEIAPSV
- a CDS encoding S9 family peptidase is translated as MASFDSVILNEKPETPFHDLDHYLAIPRVSGLALSPDGGRLVTTVATLNSKGTEYCTALWELDPAGQQQARRITRSAKGEAGAVFAANGDLYFTSARPDPESPDDDPISALWMLPSTGGEARVVHSRAGGVSAVLAAKSADALFVAASVLTGSADEDSDEERRKARKDNKVAAILHSGYPVRFWDADLGPDQPRLFAVDPGEEKDPGKPSTVDAAAPRKLRNLTPDAGNGLRDATSVVSPDGKTIYSSFTKPLAGADSRSVLVAVDVASGTRAVLLDTEGMSYFPGPVSPDNRTLVVLSESDTTPAAAPQVKLHLLAVGDAPPAAGESSDAAMTPLVHGWDRWPRPEAWLPDGSAILATADEDGASPVFRISVAGEPGASGQSGGTGQVTRLTSDAAAYTDVVVSPDGRSAYALRSSYEFPAEAVRIDLAGGGVVRLPAPAERPHYQGGLERVETTAADGSRVPAYLALPEGASAGNPAPLLLWIHGGPLGSWNAWTWRWNPWLLVARGYAVLLPDPALSTGYGQHHIQRGWGEWGKAPFTDLMAITDAVVQRPDIDETRTAAMGGSFGGYMANWVAGQTDRFKAIVTHASLWALDQFGPTTDSAQYWLKEMTAQMALENSPHRHVGNISTPMLVIHGDKDYRVPIGEGLRLWYELLSKSQLAADENGETDHRFLYFPDENHWILQPQHTKVWYGVVEHFLARTLLAKDLPVPAELGL
- a CDS encoding amino-acid N-acetyltransferase codes for the protein MTEPIRIRPARTSDVAAIKALVAPLADERILMAKETVAYYESLQEFRIAEAADGEVIGCGALHVMWEDLAEVRTLAASDAWRGKGVGHVLVERLLEDARALGVSRVFCLTFEVDFFKKHGFEVMADQTAVDPVVYSELLRSHDEGVAEFLDLARVKPNTLGNTRMIKTL